The Agromyces sp. LHK192 genome includes a window with the following:
- a CDS encoding glycosyltransferase family 2 protein has protein sequence MRAKVSIVVPAYNNADYIEETMRSLLAQTYPELEIVVSDHSSTDGTWDRLQQYAGDPRVRLLQTAAGGGARANWNRVTEAATGEFVKLVCGDDLITPDSVERQVAAFEPGVVLVASSRDIIDANRRVVVRNRGIGRLTGRHPGSAAIRATVRAGTNVFGEPACVMMRRDSLAAAGNWAEGEQYLIDEATYVSVLMQGDFVGIREPLAAFRVNAGQWSVRLAGEQAHQAIRFHRRLETTTTGIVRRSDVALGNARARFNAVARRLVYAWLGRRMSKAAS, from the coding sequence ATGCGCGCCAAGGTGTCGATCGTGGTTCCCGCGTACAACAACGCGGACTACATCGAGGAGACGATGCGCTCCCTCCTCGCGCAGACCTATCCCGAGCTCGAGATCGTGGTCAGCGACCACTCCTCCACCGACGGGACCTGGGATCGCCTGCAGCAGTACGCCGGTGACCCGCGGGTCCGCCTGCTCCAGACGGCGGCCGGCGGCGGCGCGCGCGCCAACTGGAATCGCGTCACGGAAGCGGCGACCGGTGAGTTCGTCAAGCTGGTGTGCGGTGACGACCTGATCACGCCCGACAGCGTCGAGCGGCAGGTCGCCGCGTTCGAGCCCGGTGTCGTGCTCGTCGCGAGCTCGCGCGACATCATCGACGCGAACCGCCGCGTGGTGGTCCGCAATCGCGGCATCGGGCGCCTGACCGGACGCCACCCGGGCAGCGCTGCCATCCGCGCGACCGTCCGAGCCGGCACGAACGTCTTCGGCGAACCCGCCTGCGTGATGATGAGGCGCGACAGCCTCGCCGCCGCGGGCAACTGGGCGGAGGGAGAGCAGTACCTCATCGACGAGGCGACCTACGTCAGCGTCCTCATGCAGGGCGACTTCGTCGGGATCCGCGAACCGCTCGCCGCCTTCCGCGTGAATGCGGGCCAGTGGAGCGTGCGCCTCGCAGGTGAGCAGGCACACCAGGCCATCAGGTTCCACCGCCGGCTCGAGACCACCACCACCGGCATCGTCCGACGGAGCGACGTCGCACTGGGGAATGCGCGGGCCCGCTTCAACGCGGTCGCGCGCCGGTTGGTCTACGCGTGGCTCGGTCGGCGGATGTCGAAGGCCGCCTCGTGA
- a CDS encoding glycosyltransferase, whose protein sequence is MVESTLVNTPTDEYSIRPHEVSIVIPVYQGERTLDALLEEIVPLTEGVPTPDGYRMIVREVILVHDNGPDDSATVMRSIAARHPFVRLVWLSRNYGQHAATLAGMASSGSEWIVTLDEDGQHDPNAIGGMLDTALREAASVVYAKPTNPAPHGFVRNSASKGAKWLLTRFFTGSNAPDYQSFRLILGTIGRSVAAYSGSGVYLDVAMGWVAGKVVTSPVELRNEGDRVSGYSPRRLFSHFWRMILSSGTRALRFVSVLGSVFGVVGLLLAIFIFISRLAGNDVPEGWASTIVVILVSSGAILFSLGVIAEYIGINVNMAMGKPPYLITSDPINGPLGRRRPDPR, encoded by the coding sequence ATGGTAGAGTCGACACTCGTGAATACGCCGACGGATGAGTACTCGATCCGTCCGCACGAGGTGTCGATCGTCATCCCGGTCTATCAGGGAGAGCGCACGCTCGACGCACTGCTCGAGGAGATCGTGCCTCTGACCGAGGGCGTGCCGACTCCCGACGGCTACCGGATGATCGTCCGAGAGGTGATCCTCGTCCATGACAACGGCCCGGACGATTCCGCGACGGTTATGCGCTCGATCGCGGCGAGGCATCCGTTCGTGCGGCTCGTCTGGCTGAGCCGGAACTACGGACAGCACGCGGCGACGCTCGCGGGGATGGCCTCATCGGGGAGCGAGTGGATCGTGACCCTCGATGAGGACGGGCAGCATGATCCGAACGCGATCGGCGGCATGCTCGACACCGCACTCCGGGAGGCCGCGTCGGTGGTCTACGCGAAGCCCACGAACCCCGCTCCCCACGGGTTCGTCCGCAACTCCGCGTCGAAGGGCGCCAAGTGGCTGCTGACGCGGTTCTTCACCGGCTCGAACGCTCCCGACTACCAGAGCTTCCGATTGATCCTCGGCACGATCGGCCGGAGCGTCGCCGCATACTCGGGCTCGGGAGTCTATCTGGACGTCGCCATGGGCTGGGTCGCCGGCAAGGTCGTCACCTCACCCGTCGAACTCCGCAACGAGGGCGATCGCGTGTCCGGGTATTCCCCTCGGCGGCTCTTCTCCCACTTCTGGCGGATGATCCTCTCGAGCGGCACGCGCGCGCTCCGATTCGTGAGCGTGCTCGGCTCGGTGTTCGGTGTCGTCGGCCTCCTCCTCGCGATCTTCATCTTCATCTCCCGGCTCGCCGGCAACGATGTCCCCGAAGGGTGGGCGTCGACGATCGTCGTGATCCTGGTCTCGTCGGGAGCGATCCTCTTCTCGCTGGGCGTGATCGCCGAGTACATCGGGATCAACGTGAACATGGCGATGGGCAAGCCCCCGTACCTGATCACGTCCGACCCGATCAACGGCCCGCTGGGTCGGCGGAGGCCCGACCCGCGGTGA
- the rfbB gene encoding dTDP-glucose 4,6-dehydratase, with product MKILVTGGAGFIGSNFVHHLIEQTGHDVTVLDKLTYAGNPASLDGLPAERFRFVLGDICDAELVDRLFAEHDAVVHYAAESHNDNSLDDPRPFLDTNVIGTFTLLEAARRHGVRYHHISTDEVYGDLELDDPARFTESTPYNPSSPYSSTKAGSDLLVRAWVRSFGVQATISNCSNNYGPYQHVEKFIPRQITNIITGERPKLYGTGENVRDWIHADDHSSAVLAILERGRIGETYLIGADGELDNLEVLRRILVAFGHEPDAFDHVVDRPGHDLRYAIDSTKLRTELGWTPKYVDFSDGLARTIEWYRANEAWWLPQKQATEARYSAQGR from the coding sequence ATGAAGATCCTCGTCACGGGCGGCGCCGGCTTCATCGGCTCGAACTTCGTCCACCACCTGATCGAACAGACCGGGCACGACGTGACCGTCCTCGACAAACTCACGTACGCCGGCAACCCGGCCTCGCTCGACGGACTTCCCGCAGAACGATTCCGCTTCGTCCTCGGCGACATCTGCGACGCCGAGCTCGTCGACCGGCTCTTCGCCGAGCACGACGCGGTTGTCCACTACGCCGCCGAGAGCCACAACGACAACTCACTGGACGACCCGCGCCCCTTCCTCGACACGAACGTGATCGGCACGTTCACCCTCCTCGAGGCGGCACGGCGGCACGGCGTCCGTTATCACCACATCTCGACCGACGAGGTCTACGGCGACCTCGAGCTGGACGACCCCGCCAGGTTCACCGAGTCGACGCCGTACAACCCGTCCAGCCCCTATTCCTCGACGAAGGCCGGCAGCGACCTGCTCGTACGCGCCTGGGTCCGGTCCTTCGGGGTGCAGGCGACCATCTCGAACTGCTCGAACAACTACGGTCCGTACCAGCACGTCGAGAAGTTCATTCCGCGCCAGATCACGAACATCATCACGGGCGAGCGCCCGAAGCTCTACGGCACCGGTGAGAACGTGCGCGACTGGATCCATGCCGACGACCACTCCTCGGCAGTCCTCGCGATCCTCGAGCGCGGTCGGATCGGCGAGACCTACCTGATCGGCGCCGACGGCGAACTCGACAATCTCGAGGTCCTCCGCCGCATCCTGGTCGCATTCGGCCACGAACCCGATGCATTCGATCACGTCGTGGACCGGCCCGGCCACGACCTGCGCTATGCGATCGATTCCACGAAGCTTCGGACCGAGCTCGGCTGGACGCCGAAGTACGTCGACTTCTCCGATGGGCTGGCCCGGACGATCGAGTGGTACCGGGCGAACGAGGCCTGGTGGCTCCCGCAGAAGCAGGCGACCGAGGCCAGGTACTCGGCTCAGGGACGTTGA
- a CDS encoding glycosyltransferase family 1 protein, translated as MTDPGRETLTLVLDQLVARVPGGIGRYTRELARAVANTTPEGWQVDGLVSRTPPADAERIRRLVPGLRELHRLPLDRRLLARAWAQGIPAGRIPAHVHSASVLAPLTAHRRGTRPSVVATVHDVVPWTHPETLTARGARWHRRMGERAARYADAIVVPTAAVASALAEILGLGDRIRVIPGAVSAELGLPEDAGDRATRLELPDAYVLAVGTLEPRKGLSSLIDAMARPGVPKVPLLIAGPTGWGGVDVAEFAARAGLGPGRVRALGSVSDADLAVLYQRASVFVMPSLAEGFGLPVLEAFSHGTAVIHSDDPALTEVAGGAGRGVALAGDTPYSQRLAEALIDVLGDPDGARRLATLGARRARDFDWNASATMVWALHRELS; from the coding sequence ATGACCGACCCGGGTCGGGAGACCCTGACGCTCGTCCTCGACCAGCTCGTCGCGCGCGTCCCGGGCGGAATCGGACGCTACACCCGGGAGCTCGCGCGAGCGGTGGCGAACACGACGCCCGAGGGTTGGCAGGTCGACGGCCTCGTCTCGCGGACTCCCCCAGCCGATGCAGAACGGATCCGCCGACTCGTCCCGGGCCTGCGAGAGCTGCACCGGCTCCCACTGGATCGCCGCTTGCTCGCGCGCGCCTGGGCGCAGGGCATCCCCGCCGGACGCATCCCCGCTCACGTGCACAGCGCGAGCGTCCTGGCCCCGCTCACCGCCCACCGCCGCGGGACACGCCCGTCGGTCGTCGCCACCGTCCACGACGTGGTGCCGTGGACGCATCCCGAGACCCTCACCGCTCGTGGCGCGCGGTGGCACCGTCGCATGGGCGAACGCGCGGCGCGGTACGCGGACGCGATCGTCGTGCCGACCGCCGCGGTCGCATCCGCGCTCGCCGAGATCCTCGGCCTCGGTGACCGGATCCGGGTGATTCCGGGCGCAGTCTCCGCGGAACTCGGCCTTCCCGAGGATGCCGGCGACCGCGCGACCCGTCTCGAGCTGCCCGACGCGTACGTGCTCGCGGTCGGCACGTTGGAACCACGCAAGGGTCTCTCCTCGCTCATCGACGCCATGGCGAGACCCGGCGTACCGAAAGTGCCCCTCCTCATCGCCGGGCCCACGGGCTGGGGAGGCGTCGACGTCGCCGAGTTCGCCGCCCGGGCAGGGCTCGGGCCGGGTCGCGTTCGGGCGCTCGGCTCGGTCAGCGACGCCGACCTCGCGGTCCTCTACCAGCGCGCGAGCGTCTTCGTCATGCCCAGCCTGGCCGAGGGTTTCGGCCTGCCGGTGCTCGAAGCGTTCAGCCACGGCACTGCCGTCATCCACTCCGACGATCCAGCGCTGACCGAGGTCGCGGGTGGGGCAGGGCGAGGTGTAGCGCTCGCCGGCGATACGCCCTACTCGCAGCGGCTCGCCGAGGCGCTCATCGACGTGCTCGGCGATCCGGACGGTGCGCGTCGGCTCGCAACCCTCGGAGCGAGGCGGGCACGCGACTTCGACTGGAACGCCTCGGCGACGATGGTCTGGGCGCTCCATCGCGAACTCTCCTGA
- the rfbA gene encoding glucose-1-phosphate thymidylyltransferase RfbA → MRGIILAGGSGTRLWPITKGISKQLMPIYDKPMVYYPLSTLMIAGIREVLVITTPEYNAQFEALLGDGSELGMRIEYAIQPSPDGLAQAFLIGEEFIGEESVALVLGDNIFHGAGLGRALRGHADVDGAQIFAYHVSTPDAYGVVEFDDEFRALSIEEKPAQPKSNYAVPGLYFYDNDVIEIAKSISPSERGELEISTVNQVYLDRGALGVTVLDRGTAWLDTGTFESMMQASEYVKVIEDRQGFKIGCIEEIAWRAGWIDDDQLSRLAEPLRKSGYGRYLSGLLEG, encoded by the coding sequence ATGCGCGGAATCATCCTCGCCGGAGGGTCGGGCACTCGCCTCTGGCCGATCACCAAGGGCATCTCGAAGCAGTTGATGCCGATCTACGACAAGCCGATGGTCTATTACCCCCTGTCGACGTTGATGATCGCGGGCATCCGAGAGGTGCTCGTCATCACGACGCCCGAGTACAACGCCCAGTTCGAAGCTCTGCTCGGTGACGGCAGTGAACTCGGGATGCGGATCGAGTACGCGATCCAGCCATCGCCCGACGGGCTCGCACAGGCGTTCCTCATCGGTGAGGAGTTCATCGGCGAGGAGAGCGTCGCGTTGGTCCTCGGCGACAACATCTTCCACGGCGCGGGGCTCGGTCGAGCGCTCCGCGGACATGCCGACGTCGACGGAGCCCAGATATTCGCGTATCACGTGTCGACGCCGGACGCCTACGGCGTCGTCGAGTTCGACGACGAGTTCCGCGCCCTCTCGATCGAGGAGAAGCCGGCCCAGCCGAAGAGCAACTACGCGGTTCCCGGGCTGTATTTCTACGACAACGACGTCATCGAGATCGCGAAGTCGATCTCGCCGAGCGAGCGGGGCGAACTCGAGATCTCGACCGTCAACCAGGTGTACCTCGATCGTGGAGCGCTGGGCGTGACCGTGCTCGACCGGGGCACGGCATGGCTCGACACCGGCACGTTCGAGTCGATGATGCAGGCGAGCGAGTATGTGAAGGTCATCGAGGACCGACAGGGCTTCAAGATCGGATGCATCGAGGAGATCGCCTGGCGCGCGGGTTGGATCGACGACGACCAGCTTTCGCGACTCGCCGAACCGCTCCGCAAGAGCGGCTACGGCCGGTATCTCTCAGGGCTGCTCGAGGGTTGA
- a CDS encoding dTDP-4-dehydrorhamnose 3,5-epimerase family protein produces MQIRELSIPHAFEMTPRQHTDDRGLFLEWYRFDRLQETIGHPLELRQANLSVSRRGVFRGIHFASVPRGQAKYVTAVHGSVLDFIVDLRVGSPTFGRWESVVLDDVDRRSVYLAEGLGHAFVSLSDDAVVTYLVSDTFNPEREHGIDPLDPEIGLELPDLPELVLSPKDTDAPGLLAATQSGLLPTWEECLSYYRTLDGAI; encoded by the coding sequence GTGCAGATCCGCGAGCTTTCCATCCCACATGCCTTCGAGATGACCCCGCGACAGCACACCGACGATCGCGGCCTGTTCCTGGAGTGGTACCGGTTCGATCGGCTGCAGGAGACGATCGGGCATCCGCTCGAGCTGCGCCAGGCGAACCTGTCGGTCTCGCGGCGCGGTGTGTTCCGCGGCATCCACTTCGCATCCGTACCCCGTGGCCAGGCGAAGTACGTGACGGCCGTGCACGGCAGCGTTCTCGATTTCATCGTCGACCTCCGTGTCGGGTCCCCGACGTTCGGGCGGTGGGAGAGCGTCGTGCTCGACGACGTCGATCGTCGAAGCGTCTACCTGGCTGAGGGGCTCGGCCACGCGTTCGTGTCGCTGAGCGACGACGCCGTCGTGACCTACCTCGTGTCCGACACGTTCAACCCCGAACGCGAGCACGGCATCGACCCGCTCGACCCCGAGATCGGGCTGGAGCTGCCGGACCTCCCGGAGCTCGTCCTCTCGCCGAAGGACACGGACGCGCCGGGCCTCCTCGCTGCGACCCAGTCCGGCCTGCTGCCGACCTGGGAGGAGTGCCTCTCCTACTACCGAACCCTCGATGGAGCGATCTGA
- a CDS encoding glycosyltransferase family 1 protein yields the protein MVDRRPTILLDATPIPADRGGVGRYVDAIVPALTRLGVDLVVVCKPADAEAFHSAGARVEVSPHFVERTPGRLIWEQFGLPAMARRIRADVIHSVHYTFPILTTRSRVVTVHDLTFFSDPGVHTRTKGRFFRAWIRALARTRAVAVTPSAATAGELTTRTRFAPARVVVAHLAVDRDRFHRPDPAAVDAFAARYVLDHGWIAFLGTLEPRKNVVALLDAYARLADARDGRPLPALVLAGGRGWDDGVGPAIDRAREAGADVRLAGYLPLDELPALLGGAIVVAYPSLGEGFGLPVLEAMACGACVLTTRRLSLPEVGGDAVAYTETDARSISTALSDLLDDAATRDGLRGRAVQRAHGFTWEASAEQHLRAYAIATGSVPSD from the coding sequence ATGGTTGATCGCCGACCGACGATCCTCCTCGACGCCACCCCGATCCCCGCGGATCGGGGTGGCGTCGGGCGATACGTCGACGCGATCGTGCCGGCACTCACGCGTCTGGGAGTTGATCTCGTCGTGGTCTGCAAGCCCGCCGACGCCGAGGCGTTCCACTCCGCCGGCGCCAGGGTCGAGGTCTCTCCGCACTTCGTGGAGCGCACGCCGGGCCGCCTGATCTGGGAGCAGTTCGGGCTTCCCGCCATGGCCCGACGCATCCGCGCCGACGTCATTCACAGTGTCCACTACACCTTCCCGATCCTGACGACGCGGTCGCGTGTGGTGACCGTGCACGACCTGACCTTCTTCAGCGACCCCGGGGTACACACGCGCACGAAGGGTCGGTTCTTCCGCGCATGGATCCGCGCACTCGCCCGCACCCGCGCCGTCGCGGTGACGCCGAGCGCGGCGACGGCCGGCGAGCTCACCACGCGCACCCGCTTCGCGCCGGCCCGAGTCGTGGTGGCCCATCTCGCCGTCGACCGCGACCGGTTCCACCGACCGGATCCCGCCGCCGTCGACGCGTTCGCCGCGCGGTACGTCCTCGACCACGGGTGGATCGCGTTCCTCGGAACGCTCGAGCCCCGGAAGAACGTGGTGGCGCTCCTCGACGCGTACGCGCGTCTCGCTGACGCGCGCGACGGCCGACCGCTCCCGGCGCTCGTGCTCGCCGGCGGCAGAGGCTGGGACGACGGCGTCGGACCGGCGATCGACCGGGCCAGGGAGGCCGGGGCGGACGTGCGGCTCGCGGGCTACCTCCCCCTCGACGAGCTGCCCGCACTCCTCGGCGGTGCCATCGTGGTCGCCTACCCGAGCCTGGGCGAGGGGTTCGGCCTTCCCGTGCTGGAAGCGATGGCCTGCGGCGCCTGCGTCCTGACGACCCGGCGCCTTTCGCTCCCGGAGGTCGGTGGCGACGCCGTCGCGTACACCGAGACGGATGCGCGGTCCATCTCGACCGCACTCTCCGACCTGCTCGACGACGCCGCCACGCGCGACGGACTGCGAGGACGAGCCGTCCAGCGGGCGCACGGGTTCACCTGGGAGGCGAGCGCCGAGCAGCACCTCCGCGCGTACGCGATCGCGACCGGATCGGTCCCTTCCGACTGA
- the rfbD gene encoding dTDP-4-dehydrorhamnose reductase has translation MRVLLTGAGGMLGRDLESVLGERLEVTALTRSDLDVADAAAVDAAVTGHDIVVNAAAYTRVDDAEEDEDAAYAVNALGAEHLAVSARHRNARFIHISTDYVFDGTATTPYSEDAPHSPLSAYGRTKAAGERLALAAYPSGTAVVRTAWLYGEHGPNFVRTMVDLADRLDEWNVVDDQVGQPTWSLDLARRIAELIDVDVPAGIYHGTNSGSTNRFDFARAILANASIDPERIHPTDSASLHQAATRPKYSVLGHAAWAKAGLPPMRPWAQALDEFQAGALAR, from the coding sequence GTGCGCGTGCTGCTCACCGGCGCCGGAGGCATGCTCGGTCGTGACCTCGAGTCGGTGCTCGGAGAGCGGCTCGAGGTGACCGCGCTCACCCGCAGCGACCTCGACGTCGCCGATGCGGCGGCGGTGGACGCTGCCGTGACCGGCCACGACATCGTGGTCAACGCAGCCGCGTACACCCGGGTCGACGACGCCGAGGAAGATGAGGACGCCGCCTACGCCGTGAATGCGCTCGGCGCCGAGCATCTCGCGGTGTCCGCCCGGCATCGCAATGCACGGTTCATCCACATCTCCACGGACTACGTGTTCGACGGCACGGCCACAACCCCGTACTCGGAAGACGCGCCCCACAGTCCGCTGTCGGCCTACGGCCGTACCAAGGCGGCGGGGGAACGTCTGGCGCTCGCGGCGTATCCGTCGGGCACCGCGGTCGTGCGCACGGCCTGGTTGTACGGGGAGCACGGCCCGAACTTCGTCCGGACGATGGTCGACCTCGCAGATCGCTTGGACGAGTGGAACGTCGTCGACGATCAGGTCGGCCAGCCCACCTGGTCGCTCGACCTCGCCCGTCGCATCGCCGAGCTGATCGACGTCGACGTACCCGCGGGGATCTACCACGGGACGAATTCGGGTTCGACGAACCGGTTCGACTTCGCCCGAGCGATCCTGGCGAACGCGTCGATCGACCCTGAGCGGATCCACCCCACCGACTCGGCATCGCTTCACCAGGCCGCGACCCGCCCGAAGTACTCGGTGCTCGGGCACGCAGCGTGGGCGAAGGCCGGCCTGCCGCCGATGCGCCCCTGGGCACAGGCCCTCGACGAGTTCCAGGCCGGAGCGCTCGCGCGATGA
- a CDS encoding GtrA family protein yields MTGGSTVDGEIEQAPRPSWTSRLLGLYRDERVRFVMVGGANTAIGYGLFLLFEFTTGPYLGYFFSLYASFFVASIVAFILHRHYTFKVNGTGNVLVDFVRFLSVYVVSLGLNTVALPICVELLGLEPWLAQAIIVVVTTLVSYFGHKYFSFRRKA; encoded by the coding sequence ATGACGGGCGGTTCCACGGTGGACGGAGAGATCGAGCAGGCGCCCCGCCCCTCGTGGACGTCACGGCTCCTCGGACTCTACCGGGACGAACGAGTGCGGTTCGTGATGGTCGGCGGGGCCAACACGGCGATCGGCTACGGCCTGTTCCTGCTGTTCGAGTTCACGACCGGTCCGTACCTCGGCTACTTCTTCAGCCTGTACGCCTCGTTCTTCGTCGCGAGCATCGTGGCGTTCATCCTGCACCGCCACTACACGTTCAAGGTCAACGGCACCGGCAACGTCCTCGTCGACTTCGTCCGGTTCTTGAGCGTGTACGTCGTCTCGCTCGGACTGAACACCGTCGCCCTGCCGATCTGCGTCGAGCTGCTCGGCCTCGAGCCCTGGCTCGCGCAGGCCATCATCGTCGTCGTGACGACGCTGGTGAGCTACTTCGGCCACAAGTACTTCTCCTTCCGTCGGAAGGCCTGA
- a CDS encoding GDP-mannose 4,6-dehydratase: protein MTVALITGAAGQDGSYLSELLLEEGATVHGVVRPGHDAGAVDGVELHTLDLTDTAAVAELVAELRPDAVYNLAAVSSVFQSWQQPVSTTEVNVLPVVALLESTLRLQEDAGRPVRFVQASSAEIFGSASESPQSEQTPIRPTSPYGATKAFGQHLVEIYRTRGLAASSCILYNHESPRRPETFVTRKITAAAARIAAGLQDTLELGGLDMRRDWGWAPDYAEALRLAAQADDPGDFVIATGETHSIADFVRIAFARAGITDWERHVVISQAFARPADPAEQVGDASKARRVLGWEPTRSFEALVEAMVDHDLALVREASGRADG from the coding sequence GTGACGGTCGCACTCATCACCGGCGCGGCCGGTCAGGACGGCTCCTACCTGAGCGAACTCCTTCTCGAGGAGGGCGCGACGGTGCACGGAGTCGTCCGACCCGGCCACGACGCCGGCGCCGTCGACGGCGTCGAGCTGCACACGCTCGACCTCACCGACACCGCCGCCGTCGCCGAGCTGGTTGCCGAACTCCGACCCGACGCGGTCTACAACCTCGCCGCGGTCAGCAGCGTCTTCCAGTCCTGGCAGCAGCCGGTCTCGACCACCGAGGTCAACGTGCTGCCGGTCGTCGCACTGCTGGAATCGACCCTGCGGCTCCAAGAGGACGCGGGCCGACCCGTTCGCTTCGTGCAGGCGTCGAGTGCGGAGATCTTCGGGTCCGCCTCGGAGTCGCCCCAATCCGAGCAGACGCCGATCCGACCCACTTCTCCTTACGGAGCGACGAAGGCGTTCGGGCAGCACCTCGTGGAGATCTACCGGACGCGTGGCCTCGCAGCCTCATCGTGCATCCTGTACAACCACGAGTCGCCGCGCCGACCTGAGACGTTCGTGACGCGAAAGATCACCGCGGCCGCCGCCCGGATCGCGGCCGGCCTCCAGGACACGCTCGAACTCGGCGGCCTCGACATGCGCCGCGACTGGGGCTGGGCGCCGGACTACGCCGAGGCGCTTCGCCTCGCCGCGCAGGCCGACGATCCCGGCGACTTCGTGATCGCGACCGGCGAGACGCACTCCATCGCCGACTTCGTCCGCATCGCCTTCGCGCGAGCGGGAATCACGGATTGGGAACGCCACGTCGTCATCTCGCAGGCCTTCGCCAGGCCTGCCGACCCCGCTGAGCAGGTGGGGGATGCCTCGAAGGCGCGCCGCGTGCTCGGCTGGGAACCGACCCGATCCTTCGAGGCACTCGTAGAGGCGATGGTCGACCACGACCTCGCGCTCGTGCGGGAGGCATCCGGCCGCGCCGATGGTTGA
- a CDS encoding NAD-dependent epimerase/dehydratase family protein, protein MTHTGWVIGARGLLGRATTEALRRDDAWETIAPEPLPWSDDEALRRRATESVTLLLDRASASGGSWAVFWTAGTVVTSSPAEAMAEELRQFRLVLDVLAETLAARPDRGTGCLFFASSAGGVYGGSVDPPFTEFTDPVPISPYGRFKLDAEALVEEFSRRAGVATVSGRISNLYGPGQRLEKMQGLISHIARAQLSPAPASIYVTLDTLRDYVYVDDCAALIVDVTAAALAASASEGPLQVTKNLISGQSVTISSVLGYFRTIAKGHPHVMLGSSPASALQAVDLRLASVVWPELDRRDHMPLPAGIHATLSDVLAGIQRG, encoded by the coding sequence GTGACGCACACGGGGTGGGTTATCGGAGCGCGCGGGCTGCTCGGGCGCGCGACGACCGAGGCCCTTCGACGCGACGACGCGTGGGAGACCATCGCCCCGGAACCGCTCCCCTGGTCCGATGACGAAGCGCTGCGTCGTCGCGCGACGGAGTCGGTGACCTTGCTCCTCGACCGAGCCAGCGCTTCGGGAGGAAGCTGGGCGGTGTTCTGGACCGCCGGAACCGTCGTGACGTCGAGCCCGGCCGAGGCGATGGCCGAAGAACTTCGCCAGTTCAGGCTGGTACTCGACGTGCTCGCCGAGACATTGGCCGCCCGTCCTGATCGGGGGACGGGCTGCCTCTTCTTCGCCTCGTCCGCCGGAGGTGTGTACGGCGGCTCGGTCGACCCGCCGTTCACCGAGTTCACGGACCCCGTGCCGATCTCGCCCTACGGGCGATTCAAGCTCGACGCCGAGGCGCTCGTCGAGGAGTTCTCGCGTCGCGCCGGCGTTGCCACCGTGTCGGGACGGATCAGCAACCTGTACGGACCCGGACAGCGCCTCGAGAAGATGCAGGGACTGATCTCGCATATCGCCCGCGCGCAGCTCTCGCCCGCCCCAGCGTCCATCTACGTGACGCTCGACACGCTGCGCGACTACGTCTACGTCGACGACTGCGCCGCCCTGATCGTGGACGTCACCGCAGCGGCGCTCGCCGCGTCGGCGTCCGAGGGACCGCTGCAGGTCACGAAGAATCTGATCTCCGGGCAGTCCGTGACGATCAGCTCGGTGCTGGGCTACTTCCGCACGATCGCGAAGGGGCACCCGCATGTCATGCTCGGCAGCTCACCCGCCTCCGCGCTCCAAGCCGTCGATCTTCGTCTCGCCAGCGTCGTGTGGCCGGAACTCGACCGTCGTGACCACATGCCGCTCCCGGCGGGCATCCATGCCACGTTGAGCGATGTCCTCGCCGGTATTCAGCGGGGCTGA